In one Corallococcus sp. EGB genomic region, the following are encoded:
- a CDS encoding ATP synthase F0 subunit C produces MTNLALAFLAAGIGAGLSIIGAALGIGKLAAAAMDATGRQPAAGGDIRTTMIIAAALIEGATLFALVVCILLAIKV; encoded by the coding sequence ATGACCAACCTCGCTCTCGCGTTCCTCGCCGCCGGTATCGGCGCGGGTCTCTCCATCATCGGCGCCGCCCTGGGCATCGGCAAGCTGGCCGCCGCCGCCATGGACGCCACGGGCCGCCAGCCGGCCGCCGGCGGCGACATCCGCACCACGATGATCATCGCCGCGGCGCTCATCGAAGGCGCCACGCTGTTCGCGCTGGTCGTCTGCATCCTGCTCGCCATCAAGGTCTGA
- a CDS encoding class I SAM-dependent methyltransferase, producing the protein MNVDFGRTSSDYAKHRAGFPEAFYTRLEQDGVLTPGLRVLDLGTGTGTVARNLARRGCDVTALDVSAPQLEAAARLARDEGLRVDFREAPAENTGLPSGAFDRVFAGQCWHWFDRAAAAREVLRLLKPGGKLIICHFDWTALPGNLLEATEALVEEFSPRVQLAVDRFGQGVGIYPQWFRDVGVAGFQSLTSFTFDTLTPYTHEAWRGRMRANARVGAMLAPEQVERFDAALGAILAARFPQEPMSVPHRVFALIAERP; encoded by the coding sequence ATGAACGTGGACTTTGGACGCACGTCGTCGGACTACGCGAAGCACCGGGCGGGTTTCCCGGAGGCCTTCTACACGCGGCTCGAACAGGACGGCGTGCTCACGCCCGGGCTGCGGGTGCTCGACCTGGGCACCGGCACCGGCACCGTCGCGCGCAACCTGGCCCGGCGCGGCTGCGACGTCACCGCCCTGGACGTGTCCGCGCCGCAGCTGGAGGCCGCCGCCAGGCTCGCCCGTGACGAGGGCCTCCGCGTGGACTTCCGCGAGGCGCCCGCGGAGAACACCGGCCTGCCTTCGGGCGCCTTCGACCGCGTGTTCGCGGGCCAGTGCTGGCACTGGTTCGACCGCGCCGCCGCCGCGCGCGAGGTGCTGCGCCTGCTCAAGCCCGGCGGGAAGCTGATCATCTGCCACTTCGACTGGACGGCCCTGCCCGGCAACCTGCTGGAGGCCACCGAGGCCCTGGTGGAGGAGTTCAGCCCGCGCGTCCAGCTGGCCGTGGATCGCTTCGGCCAGGGCGTGGGCATCTACCCGCAGTGGTTCCGCGACGTGGGGGTCGCCGGCTTCCAGTCCCTGACGTCCTTCACCTTCGACACGCTCACGCCCTACACCCACGAGGCGTGGCGCGGACGGATGCGCGCCAACGCGCGGGTGGGCGCCATGCTCGCGCCCGAGCAGGTGGAGCGCTTCGATGCCGCGCTGGGCGCGATCCTCGCCGCGCGCTTCCCCCAGGAGCCGATGTCCGTTCCCCACCGCGTGTTCGCGCTCATCGCGGAGCGCCCGTGA
- a CDS encoding DUF4157 domain-containing protein produces the protein MASPTSLHPQAVRDSRRDAPRLAPLTARVADAGHGLFTGIAGASAGAARSAYLALMLFAGGVARCATGRRREGLPQLKRSLFRVAQVPVDLVLMLGGRVLSAVQVVTGLEPVGRRLTDAEMDRLRPIFGDSVDFRCVRVKEGALGLLGLPGRAFAHGDILFVPPGYGAVGFRLLVHELTHVWQHQHGGTGYLSGALAAQYVGDGYDWRKAVGHRRWAELNPEQQAQFIEDAADAQLIPHVGRPTPQQRLRGWSDAALCLLDEALDCLYAGRGAP, from the coding sequence TTGGCGTCTCCCACGTCGCTCCATCCGCAAGCCGTCCGTGACTCCCGCCGTGACGCTCCCCGCCTGGCGCCGTTGACGGCGCGGGTGGCGGACGCGGGCCACGGGCTGTTCACCGGCATCGCCGGGGCGTCCGCGGGCGCCGCGCGCAGCGCGTACCTGGCGCTGATGCTCTTCGCCGGCGGCGTGGCCCGCTGCGCGACGGGGCGCAGGCGTGAGGGGCTGCCCCAGCTCAAGCGCTCCCTGTTCCGCGTGGCGCAGGTGCCGGTGGACCTGGTGCTGATGCTGGGCGGGCGCGTGCTGTCCGCCGTGCAGGTGGTGACGGGCCTGGAGCCCGTGGGCCGGCGGCTGACGGACGCGGAGATGGACCGGCTGCGCCCCATCTTCGGCGACAGCGTGGACTTCCGCTGCGTGCGCGTGAAGGAGGGGGCCCTGGGGCTGCTGGGCCTGCCGGGCCGCGCGTTCGCCCACGGCGACATCCTCTTCGTGCCCCCCGGCTACGGCGCGGTGGGCTTCCGGCTGCTGGTGCACGAGCTCACCCACGTCTGGCAGCACCAGCACGGCGGCACGGGCTACCTGAGCGGCGCGCTCGCCGCGCAGTACGTGGGGGACGGCTACGACTGGCGCAAGGCCGTGGGCCACCGGCGCTGGGCGGAGCTCAACCCGGAGCAGCAGGCGCAGTTCATCGAGGACGCCGCCGACGCCCAGCTCATCCCCCACGTGGGCCGCCCCACGCCCCAGCAGCGGCTGCGCGGCTGGAGCGACGCCGCCCTGTGCCTGCTGGACGAGGCCCTGGACTGCCTCTACGCCGGCCGCGGCGCGCCTTGA
- a CDS encoding helix-turn-helix transcriptional regulator: MAPASAAALSRRQLERKLAVSVGAAARAARLRAGLTQADVADRVGIASEVYGRLERGKMMPSVPTLFRLCLALQLSADASLGLALAAAAGAGLWEEDSTDKDDLPEMRRLLRAVRRLPRPQLKLMSLVASAILPTRR; encoded by the coding sequence ATGGCGCCGGCGTCGGCGGCGGCGCTGTCGCGGCGGCAGTTGGAGCGCAAGCTGGCGGTCAGCGTGGGGGCGGCGGCCCGGGCCGCGCGGCTGCGGGCTGGCCTCACGCAGGCGGACGTGGCGGACCGCGTCGGCATCGCGTCGGAGGTCTATGGCCGGCTGGAGCGGGGCAAGATGATGCCCAGCGTCCCCACGCTGTTCCGGCTGTGCCTGGCGCTGCAGCTGTCCGCGGACGCGTCGCTGGGGCTGGCCCTGGCGGCGGCGGCGGGCGCGGGGCTGTGGGAGGAGGACTCCACGGACAAGGACGACCTGCCGGAGATGCGCCGTCTGCTGCGCGCGGTGCGCCGGCTGCCGCGTCCCCAGCTCAAGCTGATGAGCCTGGTGGCCAGCGCCATCCTGCCCACGCGCCGCTGA
- a CDS encoding MYXO-CTERM sorting domain-containing protein, producing MRITLALFVGLLLAQVARAEPDSFGLGTGRDGVLTLTAGQGRTLGMDAPLGRNVAAGAKALVVSGLKVSPGDLVMIHDSTGLSPAPDVGNSKDVSLVGPVTLGRWEMARVETVSSTTPTTLGLTAPLRYAYTTGRTQVVRVAEYSDVIIPEGARLSALPWNGRSGGILAMLVTGKVSNDGRIDADGMGYLGGTFEADTAGLTGCTGLELERGKGGSMRGEGAAGQVSKTGIANGRGNLANGGGGGNCAASGGGGGGHGGVGGNGGRTALDDGSRDEGGQGGAALSYSVFDRFAFGGGGGAGQGFDAFGTSGAAGGGVVFIRAAAFDGKGVYSASGSTAGSATGNDGAGGGGAGGAVVLRSADVLSCGAVEARGGAGGNVTLDKQPQGPGGGGAGGRLLLQGSAITCTDNVSAGNAGVSSYPGAGSYGATPSSTSAPDAGTPDGGPSPDGGTSTGTVQLLPEGYQVPVTPVLSMPAQGEVSTTTRPRFAGTAGTNGPVVRIVVDGRELGATVPGSDGRFTYNATTPLSAGTHQAVAWAEGLGVASRPSDAVSFTTPAVVLADGGVVQMAVLVVPSNGDTVGPTPLFAGTAANGVNVGVVIDDGPDHLVPLDLLGRFRYQVPASSPLSVGSHKVTVHSHNEAGEDGPYSDVVGFEVVVPGADGGTDTDAGPVDPVVPMVVVPAEGATVEPTFAFVGVALPGTTVRLELDGTSLATATADEEGVFRHVLTADKALATGAHKVVAQGVTDEGEAGPRSPEVGFQVRGPTNLDVGCGCGSAPAGMISLWALVGLGALARRRRSRS from the coding sequence ATGCGCATCACGCTGGCTCTCTTCGTTGGATTGCTCCTGGCGCAGGTCGCTCGCGCGGAGCCGGATTCCTTTGGCCTGGGCACCGGACGCGATGGGGTGCTGACCCTCACCGCCGGGCAGGGACGGACCCTGGGCATGGATGCGCCGCTGGGCAGGAATGTCGCGGCCGGGGCCAAGGCGCTGGTCGTGTCCGGCCTCAAGGTCTCCCCTGGCGACCTGGTGATGATCCACGACAGCACCGGCCTGTCGCCCGCGCCCGACGTGGGCAACAGCAAGGACGTGTCGCTGGTCGGGCCGGTGACGCTCGGGCGCTGGGAGATGGCGCGGGTGGAGACGGTGTCGTCCACCACGCCCACCACCCTGGGGCTGACCGCGCCGCTGCGCTACGCGTACACGACGGGGCGCACCCAGGTGGTGCGCGTGGCCGAGTACTCCGATGTCATCATCCCGGAGGGCGCGCGCCTCTCCGCGTTGCCGTGGAACGGCAGGTCCGGCGGCATCCTCGCGATGCTGGTGACGGGCAAGGTGAGCAACGACGGCCGCATCGACGCGGACGGCATGGGCTACCTGGGCGGCACCTTCGAGGCGGACACGGCGGGCCTGACGGGCTGCACGGGCCTGGAGCTGGAGCGCGGCAAGGGCGGCTCCATGCGCGGCGAGGGCGCGGCGGGACAGGTCTCCAAGACTGGCATCGCCAACGGGCGCGGCAACCTGGCCAACGGCGGCGGCGGAGGCAACTGCGCGGCCTCTGGCGGTGGCGGTGGCGGCCACGGTGGCGTGGGTGGCAACGGTGGGCGCACGGCCCTGGACGACGGCTCGCGAGACGAGGGCGGGCAGGGCGGCGCGGCGCTGAGCTACTCCGTGTTCGACCGCTTCGCGTTCGGCGGTGGCGGCGGCGCGGGCCAGGGCTTCGATGCGTTCGGCACCAGCGGCGCGGCGGGCGGCGGCGTGGTGTTCATCCGCGCCGCCGCGTTCGACGGCAAGGGCGTGTACAGCGCCTCGGGTTCCACGGCGGGGAGCGCCACGGGCAATGACGGCGCGGGCGGCGGCGGCGCGGGAGGCGCGGTGGTGCTGCGCTCGGCGGATGTGCTGTCCTGCGGCGCGGTCGAGGCGCGCGGTGGCGCGGGTGGCAATGTGACCCTGGACAAGCAGCCCCAGGGGCCGGGCGGCGGCGGCGCCGGTGGCCGGTTGCTGCTGCAGGGCAGTGCCATCACGTGCACGGACAACGTGAGCGCGGGCAACGCGGGCGTGTCCTCCTACCCGGGCGCGGGGTCCTACGGGGCCACCCCGTCCTCCACCTCGGCGCCGGATGCGGGCACCCCGGACGGGGGCCCGTCGCCTGACGGAGGCACGTCCACGGGCACGGTGCAGCTGCTGCCCGAGGGCTACCAGGTGCCCGTGACGCCGGTCCTCTCCATGCCCGCGCAGGGCGAGGTGTCCACCACCACGCGCCCGCGCTTCGCGGGGACCGCGGGCACCAACGGGCCGGTCGTGCGCATCGTCGTGGACGGGCGGGAGCTGGGCGCGACGGTTCCGGGCTCGGATGGCCGCTTCACCTACAACGCCACCACGCCGCTGAGCGCGGGCACGCACCAGGCCGTCGCCTGGGCGGAGGGGCTGGGGGTGGCGAGCAGGCCCTCCGATGCGGTGAGCTTCACCACGCCCGCGGTGGTGCTCGCGGACGGGGGCGTCGTGCAGATGGCCGTGCTGGTGGTGCCCTCGAATGGGGACACGGTGGGCCCCACGCCGCTGTTCGCCGGCACGGCGGCCAATGGCGTGAACGTGGGCGTGGTCATCGACGACGGGCCGGACCACCTGGTGCCGTTGGACCTGCTGGGGCGCTTCCGCTACCAGGTTCCGGCCTCTTCGCCGCTGAGCGTGGGCTCGCACAAGGTCACGGTGCACTCGCACAACGAGGCGGGCGAGGACGGCCCGTACTCGGACGTCGTGGGCTTCGAGGTGGTGGTGCCCGGCGCGGACGGCGGCACGGACACCGACGCGGGCCCGGTGGATCCGGTGGTGCCCATGGTGGTCGTGCCCGCGGAGGGCGCCACGGTGGAGCCGACCTTCGCGTTCGTGGGCGTGGCGCTGCCCGGCACGACCGTGCGGCTGGAGCTGGACGGCACCTCGCTCGCCACCGCGACCGCGGATGAAGAAGGCGTCTTCCGCCACGTGCTGACGGCGGACAAGGCGCTCGCGACGGGGGCGCACAAGGTCGTCGCGCAGGGGGTGACGGACGAGGGCGAGGCGGGGCCGCGCTCACCCGAGGTGGGCTTCCAGGTGCGGGGCCCCACCAACCTGGACGTGGGCTGCGGCTGTGGCTCGGCGCCCGCGGGGATGATCAGCCTGTGGGCGCTGGTGGGCCTGGGCGCCCTGGCGCGCCGCCGCCGTTCGCGGAGCTGA
- the atpF gene encoding F0F1 ATP synthase subunit B yields the protein MFLPSVLAASNFVEVRPGLIFWTIVTFVIVLLVLRAKAWGPILSLVEEREKQISNAIESAKRERAEAEKLLADQKTAIAEARRQAAEDTSRMKADMDKFRDELMAKSRKEAEELKQSARREIDDQKAKAITEVRAMAVDLAMEVAAKLLNERLDDAKHRALAEQFVQGLPGATSATATRRSA from the coding sequence ATGTTCCTGCCCTCTGTCCTCGCCGCCAGCAACTTCGTGGAGGTCCGTCCGGGCCTCATCTTCTGGACCATCGTCACCTTCGTCATCGTCCTCCTGGTGCTGCGGGCGAAGGCGTGGGGCCCCATCCTGTCGCTCGTCGAGGAGCGCGAGAAGCAGATCTCCAACGCCATCGAGAGCGCCAAGCGTGAGCGCGCCGAGGCGGAGAAGCTGCTCGCCGACCAGAAGACGGCCATCGCCGAGGCCCGCCGCCAGGCCGCCGAGGACACCAGCCGCATGAAGGCGGACATGGACAAGTTCCGCGACGAGCTGATGGCCAAGAGCCGCAAGGAGGCGGAGGAGCTGAAGCAGTCCGCCCGCCGCGAGATTGACGACCAGAAGGCCAAGGCCATCACCGAGGTCCGCGCCATGGCGGTGGACCTGGCCATGGAAGTGGCCGCCAAGCTCCTGAACGAGCGCCTGGACGACGCGAAGCACCGCGCCCTGGCCGAGCAGTTCGTGCAGGGCCTCCCGGGCGCCACCAGCGCCACGGCGACCCGCCGCTCGGCTTAA
- the atpB gene encoding F0F1 ATP synthase subunit A, which translates to MRKAMVLFACLFAGAVWASEQHGGESGTAAAGEHGYAKEDKDAEGDDVAGYILHHVADSNEYEFEIPLSHNHISIHLPRILIPLHEGACTPVADPHGGHGEVYPGVGAGCLDLSITKHTVMMWLAALLLIGSILIWSNRDKTKLVPRGAGANLFEMLVLFVRDELAIKNIGKEEGPRFVPYLLTAFFFILFMNLLGLFPWMATATGNIAVTCGLAVCTFFVTQLAGIRAAGLGGYLKHLTGGVAPWLWPIMIPVEFLGLFTKPFALTIRLFANMLAGHIVIFFLLGLIFMLRSPAVALVSVPFAFGIYLLELFVAFVQAYVFTMLSALFIGMSVAMGHHHDDHHEGGASHDHGKAHHVG; encoded by the coding sequence ATGCGCAAGGCAATGGTGCTGTTCGCCTGTCTGTTCGCGGGCGCCGTGTGGGCCTCCGAGCAGCATGGCGGGGAGTCCGGGACGGCGGCGGCCGGTGAGCACGGCTACGCGAAAGAGGACAAGGACGCCGAGGGCGACGACGTCGCCGGCTACATCCTCCACCACGTGGCCGACTCGAATGAGTACGAGTTCGAGATTCCGCTCAGCCACAACCACATCTCCATCCACCTGCCGAGGATCCTCATCCCGCTGCACGAGGGCGCCTGCACGCCGGTGGCGGATCCGCACGGCGGTCACGGCGAGGTCTACCCGGGCGTGGGCGCCGGCTGCCTGGACCTCTCCATCACCAAGCACACGGTGATGATGTGGCTGGCGGCGCTGCTGCTCATCGGCTCCATCCTCATCTGGAGCAACCGCGACAAGACGAAGCTCGTGCCGCGCGGCGCCGGGGCGAACCTCTTCGAAATGCTGGTCCTCTTCGTCCGGGACGAGCTGGCCATCAAGAACATCGGCAAGGAGGAGGGCCCGCGCTTCGTGCCCTACCTGCTCACCGCGTTCTTCTTCATCCTCTTCATGAACCTGCTGGGCCTGTTCCCCTGGATGGCGACCGCCACGGGCAACATCGCGGTCACCTGCGGCCTGGCGGTGTGCACCTTCTTCGTCACGCAGCTGGCGGGCATCCGCGCCGCGGGCCTCGGCGGCTACCTGAAGCACCTGACGGGCGGCGTGGCCCCGTGGCTGTGGCCCATCATGATTCCGGTGGAGTTCCTGGGCCTGTTCACCAAGCCCTTCGCGCTCACCATCCGCCTCTTCGCCAACATGCTGGCGGGCCACATCGTCATCTTCTTCCTGCTGGGCCTCATCTTCATGCTCCGCAGCCCCGCGGTGGCGCTGGTGAGCGTGCCGTTCGCCTTCGGCATCTACCTGCTGGAGCTGTTCGTGGCCTTCGTGCAGGCGTACGTGTTCACCATGCTGTCGGCGCTGTTCATCGGGATGAGCGTGGCCATGGGCCACCACCACGATGACCACCACGAGGGTGGCGCGAGCCACGACCACGGCAAGGCCCACCACGTGGGCTGA
- a CDS encoding cupin domain-containing protein, translating into MSSPHLVHSEDVPWTELAHGSRVALRRKQLGAAAHGSKLGCSLVELPPGRRSWPLHYHLGNEEAVYVLSGSGSMRLGQETLPVRAGDYVALPPGAECAHQLINDGPEPLRYLCFSTMEAPDVLMYPDSKKVGVFAGAAPGGDKASRTLHAYLPLDAQVDYWEGEEP; encoded by the coding sequence ATGTCCTCACCCCACCTCGTTCATTCCGAAGACGTCCCCTGGACCGAGCTCGCCCACGGCAGCCGCGTGGCGCTCAGGCGCAAGCAGCTGGGCGCCGCCGCGCACGGGAGCAAGCTCGGGTGCAGCCTGGTGGAGCTCCCGCCGGGCCGCCGCTCGTGGCCGCTGCACTACCACCTGGGCAATGAAGAGGCCGTCTATGTCCTGTCCGGCTCGGGCTCCATGCGCCTGGGGCAGGAGACGCTGCCCGTGCGCGCGGGGGACTACGTCGCGCTGCCGCCGGGCGCGGAGTGCGCGCACCAGCTCATCAACGACGGCCCGGAGCCGCTGCGCTACCTGTGCTTCTCCACCATGGAGGCGCCGGACGTGCTCATGTATCCGGACTCGAAGAAGGTGGGCGTCTTCGCGGGGGCCGCGCCCGGGGGAGACAAGGCGTCGCGCACGCTGCACGCGTATCTGCCCCTGGACGCGCAGGTGGATTACTGGGAGGGCGAGGAGCCCTGA
- a CDS encoding metallophosphoesterase: MSLLLGLGLPTLLHVYIGVRLFSAPGWPAPWAALGWGLLGLCYLLLLAGLRAARRGEATGFTRVIQWGAYLWLGAFGVFLTAVLASDVVGAVLSLSGAVTDMHALARGRAAAVLATAVPAVAFAFVTARGKARVERTTVALKDLGPGLEGLRVVQLSDVHVGPTLDGVWLQRVVDQVNALKPDLVAITGDLVDGSVDELRDQMTPLASLKAPLGVYYVTGNHEFYHGARAWMAEVARLGITVLTNEHRVVERGGARLVVAGVTDHDAGHIAPPLASRPDLALAGAPPDVPRLLLAHQPRTALSLEGLRVDLQLSGHTHGGQIFPFMFFVKLQQPVVKGLATVAGTRVYTHRGTGYWGPPMRLGPAPEIASLTLVGAPSSDGDSSQA; encoded by the coding sequence GTGTCCCTGCTCCTGGGGTTGGGCCTGCCTACCCTGCTGCATGTCTATATCGGCGTGCGCCTCTTCTCCGCGCCCGGCTGGCCCGCTCCCTGGGCCGCGCTGGGGTGGGGCCTGCTGGGCCTCTGCTACCTCCTCCTGCTGGCGGGCTTGCGCGCCGCGCGTCGTGGTGAGGCCACCGGCTTCACCCGCGTCATCCAGTGGGGCGCGTACCTCTGGCTGGGCGCCTTCGGTGTGTTCCTCACCGCCGTGCTGGCCTCGGACGTCGTCGGGGCCGTGCTGTCCTTGTCCGGCGCCGTCACCGACATGCACGCGCTCGCCCGGGGCCGCGCGGCCGCCGTGCTGGCCACCGCCGTGCCCGCCGTGGCCTTCGCCTTCGTCACCGCGCGCGGCAAGGCCCGCGTGGAGCGCACCACCGTGGCGCTGAAGGACCTGGGCCCGGGCCTGGAGGGCCTGCGCGTCGTGCAGCTGTCCGACGTGCACGTGGGCCCCACCCTGGACGGCGTGTGGCTCCAGCGCGTGGTGGACCAGGTCAACGCCCTCAAGCCGGACCTGGTCGCCATCACCGGCGACCTGGTGGACGGCTCCGTGGACGAGCTGCGCGACCAGATGACGCCGCTTGCCTCCCTCAAGGCCCCGCTGGGCGTCTACTACGTCACCGGAAACCACGAATTCTACCACGGCGCACGCGCCTGGATGGCCGAGGTCGCCCGGCTGGGCATCACCGTCCTCACCAACGAGCACCGCGTCGTGGAGCGCGGCGGCGCCCGGCTCGTCGTCGCGGGCGTCACCGACCACGACGCGGGCCACATCGCTCCACCCCTGGCGAGCCGCCCCGACCTCGCGCTCGCCGGCGCCCCGCCGGACGTGCCCCGCCTGCTGCTGGCCCACCAGCCCCGCACCGCCCTCTCCCTGGAGGGCCTGCGCGTGGACCTCCAGCTGTCCGGCCACACCCACGGCGGGCAGATCTTCCCCTTCATGTTCTTCGTGAAGCTCCAGCAGCCCGTCGTGAAGGGCCTGGCCACCGTCGCCGGGACCCGGGTCTATACGCACCGCGGCACCGGCTACTGGGGCCCCCCCATGCGCCTGGGCCCCGCCCCGGAGATCGCATCCCTCACCCTGGTAGGAGCTCCCAGTTCTGACGGAGATTCAAGCCAAGCTTGA
- a CDS encoding citrate synthase family protein, whose translation MVRRAGGRSQSRFDHPVEEELLRADEAAALLGVKRATLYTYVSRGLVRCVPEKGTKENRYLRVDVERLKTRHDARAGHAAVASGALRWGEPVIDSSVSRISEEGLSYRGHDAVELATRGQSFEDVAELLWTGHLPRESTAWPAPEAPPAALTPAALSALLPRDTPPLSALAALVPLLAVGDAGRFAAPAEQDMARARRLIRHLGAWVCVAQAPGRVSRALKEPTMAASLAMAWDAKPKRTAELINLALVLCADHELNTSTFAARVTASSGADLYACICAALAAISGHRHGGACDRVEALIAEVGRPERAAQVIHGRLRRGEAVTGFGHRLYREGDPRVPPLVAAASGVKPEPLKVRVAHAVMDTMRDAGHPPPSLDWGLVMLADALGLPSGAATVLFSLGRTAGWVAHVLEQREQGHLLRPRARYVEPPSR comes from the coding sequence ATGGTGCGTCGTGCAGGGGGACGTTCTCAATCTCGATTCGACCATCCAGTTGAGGAGGAGCTTCTGCGCGCGGATGAAGCGGCGGCCCTGCTGGGTGTGAAGCGGGCGACGCTCTACACGTACGTGAGCCGGGGGCTCGTGCGGTGCGTGCCGGAGAAGGGCACGAAGGAGAACCGCTACCTGCGCGTGGACGTGGAGCGACTGAAGACGCGCCACGACGCCCGGGCGGGCCACGCGGCGGTGGCGTCCGGAGCGCTGCGCTGGGGCGAGCCTGTCATCGACTCGTCGGTGTCGCGCATCAGTGAAGAAGGACTCTCGTACCGGGGGCACGACGCGGTGGAGCTGGCCACGCGGGGCCAGAGCTTCGAGGACGTCGCGGAGCTGCTGTGGACCGGGCACCTGCCCCGGGAGTCCACGGCATGGCCCGCGCCAGAGGCCCCACCGGCGGCCCTCACGCCCGCCGCCCTGTCGGCCCTGCTGCCGCGAGACACCCCGCCCCTCTCCGCGCTCGCCGCGCTGGTGCCGCTGCTCGCGGTGGGCGACGCGGGCCGCTTCGCCGCGCCCGCGGAGCAGGACATGGCTCGCGCACGCCGGCTCATCCGCCACCTGGGCGCGTGGGTCTGCGTGGCCCAGGCCCCCGGACGCGTGTCGCGCGCGTTGAAGGAACCCACGATGGCCGCGTCACTGGCCATGGCCTGGGACGCGAAGCCGAAGCGGACCGCGGAGCTGATCAACCTGGCGCTGGTGCTCTGCGCGGACCATGAGCTGAACACCTCCACCTTCGCGGCCCGCGTGACGGCCTCCTCCGGCGCGGACCTGTACGCGTGCATCTGCGCGGCGCTCGCGGCCATCTCCGGCCACCGCCACGGCGGCGCCTGTGACCGCGTGGAGGCACTCATCGCGGAGGTCGGCCGTCCAGAACGCGCCGCGCAGGTCATCCACGGCCGCCTGCGCCGGGGAGAGGCCGTGACGGGCTTCGGCCACCGCCTCTACCGCGAGGGTGACCCGCGAGTGCCCCCGCTCGTCGCCGCCGCGTCGGGCGTGAAGCCCGAGCCCCTCAAGGTCCGCGTGGCCCACGCCGTCATGGACACCATGCGGGACGCCGGCCATCCGCCCCCCTCGCTGGACTGGGGACTGGTGATGCTCGCGGACGCGCTGGGCCTGCCCTCCGGCGCCGCCACCGTGCTGTTCAGCCTGGGCCGCACCGCGGGCTGGGTCGCCCACGTCCTGGAGCAGCGCGAGCAGGGCCACCTGCTCCGCCCCCGCGCCCGCTACGTGGAGCCCCCATCCCGGTAG
- the ychF gene encoding redox-regulated ATPase YchF: MALSIGIVGLPNVGKSTLFNALSAAGAQAANYPFCTIEPNVGVVPVPDERLDKLAALVKPLKKIPTSLEFVDIAGLVRGASKGEGLGNQFLGNIRQVNAVLHVLRCFEDDNVTHVEGGVNPVRDRDVVDTELCLKDLETVEKRRERSLKNTKVGGKAGEEAKAEVALLERIKAKLDEGVTVRAQKLTDDEKAAIQDLFLLTDKPVLYVANISEKQIGKEDADPRVQAVREMAAKEGAGVVVLAAALESEIQQLPEEERPSFLADSGLTEPGLHKVVREGYKLLGLWTYFTVGEQECRAWTIHKGFKAPQAAGVIHSDFERGFIKAEVFSWTDLVKLGSESAVKEKGLLRVEGKEYVVQDGDCMHFRFNV, translated from the coding sequence ATGGCTCTCTCCATCGGCATCGTCGGTCTGCCCAACGTGGGCAAGTCCACCCTGTTCAACGCCCTGTCCGCCGCGGGCGCGCAGGCGGCGAACTATCCGTTCTGCACCATCGAGCCGAACGTGGGCGTGGTGCCGGTGCCGGACGAGCGCCTGGACAAGCTGGCGGCGCTCGTCAAGCCGCTGAAGAAGATCCCCACGTCGCTGGAGTTCGTGGACATCGCCGGCCTGGTGCGCGGCGCGTCCAAGGGCGAGGGCCTGGGCAACCAGTTCCTGGGGAACATCCGGCAGGTGAACGCGGTGCTCCACGTGCTGCGCTGCTTCGAGGACGACAACGTCACCCACGTCGAGGGCGGCGTGAATCCGGTGCGGGACCGGGACGTGGTCGACACGGAGCTGTGCCTCAAGGACCTGGAGACCGTGGAGAAGCGCCGCGAGCGCTCGCTGAAGAACACCAAGGTCGGCGGCAAGGCGGGCGAGGAGGCCAAGGCCGAGGTCGCCCTCCTGGAGCGCATCAAGGCGAAGCTGGATGAGGGCGTCACGGTGCGCGCGCAGAAGCTCACCGACGATGAGAAGGCGGCCATCCAGGACCTGTTCCTGCTGACGGACAAGCCCGTGCTGTACGTGGCGAACATCAGCGAGAAGCAGATTGGCAAGGAGGACGCGGACCCGCGCGTGCAGGCGGTGCGCGAGATGGCCGCGAAGGAGGGCGCGGGCGTGGTGGTGCTGGCGGCGGCGCTGGAGTCGGAGATCCAGCAGCTCCCCGAGGAGGAGCGCCCCAGCTTCCTGGCGGACTCCGGCCTGACGGAGCCGGGCCTGCACAAGGTGGTGCGCGAGGGCTACAAGCTCCTGGGCCTGTGGACGTACTTCACGGTGGGCGAGCAGGAGTGCCGCGCGTGGACCATCCACAAGGGCTTCAAGGCGCCGCAGGCGGCGGGCGTCATCCACTCCGACTTCGAGCGCGGCTTCATCAAGGCGGAAGTCTTCTCGTGGACGGACCTGGTGAAGCTGGGCAGCGAGTCGGCGGTGAAGGAGAAGGGCCTGCTGCGCGTGGAAGGCAAGGAGTACGTCGTGCAGGACGGCGACTGCATGCACTTCCGCTTCAACGTCTGA